In the Syntrophus aciditrophicus SB genome, GTGCAGTTACTTCCCCTCTCTGCTCGTTCAATGTGACCAGAACATCGACCCGATTTCCCGGATGGATGTAACCGGAAACACCCACCACCTTGTCTACCTTGACGGACATGGCCCGTTTGCTCGGTGTGATCACGGCGGCAACCCCTCCTGTCCTTATGCTGGTCGGGGCGAGACGGGCTTCCGTAATGGGTTCGTTGGTCCGGATGGGCTGGATCACGGTTCTGCCGACAATCTGGGCGGGATCGAGATAATAGCCATTGGGAAGACTTTCCTTGAGAAACGTGGCGGTGCGGACCATGTCTTTGGTCAGCACGGTGCTCCAGGGAACGTCGAATGCGGCAACGACCACCTTCTGCATTTCCTGGGGCTTGGCCTTTGCCGTGGCTGTTTTTTGAATCCAGTTGTAGGCAAGCAGGGTTACAATCAGGGCGAGAAAAACTGCCCCTCCAAGGAAAATGAGATGCTTCTTTTTATCCATTGCTCCTCTCCTTAAAAAACAAATTCATCTCCCGAAGGAGATGCGTTAACTATGAATAACCGATTACAAAATCATCCGGTATGCCACACTGGCCAATGTTCCCAGCGAGATCGCGACGCCGTAACAGAGCAGGGGCGCCTTTTCTGGCCGTGGGGGAGGTATGTAAATAAACTTTTTTGTCATAAAAAAAGTTTTAAGCATCAACACGAAACGCTTCATGGTATCCATAAGATAACCTTTTGCAGCTAAAATAATGAGTGCGTAAATTCCACCAATCAGTGCCGTTCCGAGGAAGGCAGCGAAAACACCCTGGGGGCCAAGGAGGGAGCCTACGGCAGCCATCAGTTTGACATCCCCTGCGCCCATTCCCCCCACAAGATAAAACACAATCAGGAGGGCTAAACCTAGAAAAAGGCCGCTGAGACTCTGAAGAAATCCAAAAAAGCCAGCAGTTAAACTGTAAAAAATCAATCCAAAGAGCATTGTGGAATAAGTAAGTCGGTTTGATATCCTGTGTGCTCGGAGATCAGTGACAGACGCAGTAATAAGTATGCCCACCAATAAGGTAATTATAATGGCGTTACTACTAAAATTAGGGCATGTCATAATGTCTTGCCTTAATATCCTTATGCATTCCTAAAATAACCAAAATTTACATTGCCGAACAATTTTTCATTATTCAAATGCATCTGCAATCTTATCGTATAAAACTGTTTTAACGCTTTGACCAAGAAATGATACCGAGCTAACGATGGCTAGAAAAATCAGGCCGGCGATCAGGGCGTACTCGATTGCTGTTGCACCGTCTTCAGATTTAAGAAAAAAAATAGTTTTACTCATAAGCCCTCCGCATAACCATCACATAATAAAAGAAAAAATTGCCTTTTGATAACCCACTACATCATGATATGGGCGGGGCATTACTTTTACTCAAAAAACGTGTTTGAAAAGTAATACCCCACCCACTATTGAGGTAAAATAGTTAATATCCCAAAACTGTTTCTATATACAGAAATTGGGTTTGTTAACCTTTACTCACCCTCACCAAGTTCACCTGCTACCTCTCTGAATGTGCCATCGAGCCCCTTACCAACCAAGGTAACTGCACCAATAATAACCACCGCAATCAACGCTGCAATCAAACCATACTCAATCGCCGTCACGCCTTCTTCATCCTTCAAAAATCTCTTAATCAGTTCCATTCTCTTTTCCTCCTTCTTAAAATAGTTTTTAAATTTTATTTCTACATTTCTGAACAGCTCACACCGTTCAGTCTCCCGCTTCTTTGTTATTCACCCCTTCCGCACCCCCGATCCGCTTCAGAAGGCAATCCGAACTGACCCGGCGCTGGAACGGGTTTCCATATCCTTGTTTCTGCTCACCTTGGACTCTGAAACATCGGTCTTTCGCCTTCGGCCCATCCTCTGGATCGTTTCGTCATCAAGTTCCAGGTACCAGCCCGCGGCCCGGTAACTGGTCACCGTGGTCAGGCGCAGAATCTCTTCGGCGAAGCGTGCCGTGAAACGGCCCTTGATCCAGTCCAGGATTTCCACCCTGATTTTTCGATCCTTATCGCAGAGGAGTTTCCTTTTGGGGACCTGAAGGAAAACCCGCCTTCCGCAAATGTTCAGATCCTGAACCGTGATGCTCCCCATGCTGTGGACAGGGACGTTGTGGGGCTCACCGCACCCGGAACAGACCGGCGTTCCCGGATCGATCGGTTCCACTGCCAGGTGGAGGTTCTTCGGCGTGCTCTGGATGATCCGGGTGACTCTGTAATTGGGGATGTTCAGGAGTTTGGTGATCGTTTCCAATTCCATTTTGAGGTCATCCTTTCGTTTCTTTCCCAGGGATTCGGAAATCCATTAAATCCCGACACCCCTTATTTCCGTTTTTCCGTCAACTTTTGATCCGATCATACAGGATGTTTTTGAAGGCATCCATCGGGGGCAACCTTAATTTCTTTCTCAGTTACCCTTAAGTTTTTCTAAGGGTTATTCTTATTTGTGGGGATAACTTTTTCCGGGTATGCTCAACTCCATTTGTCGGATTTATTACAGGAGGTTGAAAAGGATAACCATCGGGATAACTCTTATTTTATGTAAGGGTATTGATGAACAACAATCATCCATTGGATTAAGAATTGAGGGAATACACTTAGATTACAGGCAATTAATCCGGTTTGAGCTGCATAATCATCTTGCGGATATTGCAGGGATTTGCTAAAAATACCGCTATTTAAACCTCGGGCGGAGACGGGATGAGGAAGGGAAGGGAAGAAAAAAGGCGGAAAGTTGAAAATCCTGTGAGAATCCTGACAGGCGCGTTCCTGCTGATCGTCTGTGCCGCGTTTCCGGCCTTTTTCGGGGGCTGTTCATCAAAAACTTACTGGCCCCAGCAGCGGCCTGAAGTGCGCGTCAAACCAACACCGGCGAAAAAGCTGGCCAACATGGGCTTCACCATTCAGGCCGGGGCCTTTTCCCGGGTCGAAAACGCCGCGCGGCTGACGGA is a window encoding:
- the cpaB gene encoding Flp pilus assembly protein CpaB — protein: MDKKKHLIFLGGAVFLALIVTLLAYNWIQKTATAKAKPQEMQKVVVAAFDVPWSTVLTKDMVRTATFLKESLPNGYYLDPAQIVGRTVIQPIRTNEPITEARLAPTSIRTGGVAAVITPSKRAMSVKVDKVVGVSGYIHPGNRVDVLVTLNEQRGEVTAPVTKIVLENILVLASGPEFNETKKGEKPANVDVITLEVTPEEGEKLALASTEGKIQLALRNFGDNEAVATRGAKIPNLLGAATYAPPAPASARTVSRPAVQKARPVVAAAPQKPAVFTVEVIKGSKVSEQNFEKGE
- a CDS encoding Flp family type IVb pilin produces the protein MSKTIFFLKSEDGATAIEYALIAGLIFLAIVSSVSFLGQSVKTVLYDKIADAFE
- a CDS encoding transposase family protein gives rise to the protein MELETITKLLNIPNYRVTRIIQSTPKNLHLAVEPIDPGTPVCSGCGEPHNVPVHSMGSITVQDLNICGRRVFLQVPKRKLLCDKDRKIRVEILDWIKGRFTARFAEEILRLTTVTSYRAAGWYLELDDETIQRMGRRRKTDVSESKVSRNKDMETRSSAGSVRIAF
- a CDS encoding A24 family peptidase, yielding MTCPNFSSNAIIITLLVGILITASVTDLRAHRISNRLTYSTMLFGLIFYSLTAGFFGFLQSLSGLFLGLALLIVFYLVGGMGAGDVKLMAAVGSLLGPQGVFAAFLGTALIGGIYALIILAAKGYLMDTMKRFVLMLKTFFMTKKFIYIPPPRPEKAPLLCYGVAISLGTLASVAYRMIL
- a CDS encoding Flp family type IVb pilin, with amino-acid sequence MELIKRFLKDEEGVTAIEYGLIAALIAVVIIGAVTLVGKGLDGTFREVAGELGEGE